The Marinilabiliales bacterium nucleotide sequence AATGGCACTTTGCCTTTGTAGAGCCACAGCCAGTGGTAAAACCCGAAATCAGGAAGGCACTGGTTGATATTTTCCTGGAAAGCTTTACCGAAACCCCTCTTCTGATGCTTATAGGAGGCGGTGAAGAACTTGCTTATGCAATTAAGAACGGTACCGGGTGGAGAGCGGACTGCCTGGGAGATCTCGGCAGTTTTTCTCCGGAATGGAACCATATGAGAGATGCTTACCAGCAATACATCGATGAAGCAGGCGCTGCCGATGCCTGGAAGCATGCCCCCGTACATTTTGAATCGTGCGGTGTCATGCAGGTATGGGCCGACAGTGGTTATGATATTGAGCAAATCTTCAATGAAGCGCTGCGCTGGCGGGTTTCCGTTTTCAATAACAAATCATCGCCCGTGCCGCCCAGGTGGTGGAGTGCGGCCGAGGAGTTCATGAAGAAAATGGGTTACAGGTTCGTGATCAATTACCTCACGGTACCCGACCAGGTGAATGCCGGACAAACTCTCAGGGTTGAGAGCGAATGGGCCAATACCGGCGTGGCCCCGGTTTACAGGAATTACATGGTAAGTTTCAAAATAATAGACATTAACCGCCGGCAGAGCATTATTCTGAACGACCCTTCATACAATACGGACCTGAGGAGTTGGTTGCCGGGCAA carries:
- a CDS encoding DUF4832 domain-containing protein, translating into MLNTGLTAQTGFEGSPGRNTIRPKTIDDVLYNPGMGFTTMNNFDGNIEGHPKSTVAYWRLYWSDIEPENGSYDWVRTDQIIEVARSRGQRVGLAIMPVNGGPPEWYRDLGARGFDYVPERGGKSWMPDHNDPLYLEHFGRLVREMGKRYDGHPDIDHVDMRSLGHWGEWHFAFVEPQPVVKPEIRKALVDIFLESFTETPLLMLIGGGEELAYAIKNGTGWRADCLGDLGSFSPEWNHMRDAYQQYIDEAGAADAWKHAPVHFESCGVMQVWADSGYDIEQIFNEALRWRVSVFNNKSSPVPPRWWSAAEEFMKKMGYRFVINYLTVPDQVNAGQTLRVESEWANTGVAPVYRNYMVSFKIIDINRRQSIILNDPSYNTDLRSWLPG